One window of the Betta splendens chromosome 21, fBetSpl5.4, whole genome shotgun sequence genome contains the following:
- the srpx gene encoding sushi repeat-containing protein SRPX isoform X2, producing MPHAGDRAGAAENPPFWSERRAFGSRNALEGFLQLRFTRRRASAPRLTMDMWPLVLLLVQLCLCSGYEGSGHYTHGDDEDWYSRRYKGTPWCAPIKVKHGDVSCRTPRGEHYRNVMGTRCKIRCKQGYETQSTEVVCMASKHWSSNYACRQIRCPKPNMPVNGGYKCSDGSYFSSRCEFFCSPGFSLKGQKTATCQHTSTWSAAVPTCVDVDPPKIKCPNVKDKWAEPGKLTAKVTWDTPEGDDTADGILTDVTLKGRPPKSDFPEGLHKMSYTVFDRAGNKGACRFTVRVRAMSINVGVRTADALLDQFYEKRRLLIISAPTAANHNYRFQMTNLQPAQCGLDLRHVTVIELVGTYPAQIGRIGHRLLPPGLALQLRLLLRIPQRSFQMLLLDKQGIDKQRYPFPVTAAELFTTVDTFPLRRDEMALQQEAGQSCQS from the exons ATGCCGCACGCCGGTGACCGGGCCGGGGCTGCGGAGAATCCTCCCTTCTGGAGCGAGAGGCGGGCCTTCGGGAGCAGGAATGCGCTGGaaggtttcctgcagctccgctTCACACGCCGGAGAGCGTCAGCCCCGCGTCTCACTATGGACATGTGgccgctggtgctgctgttggtCCAGCTCTGCTTGTGCTCCGGGTACGAAG gGTCAGGACACTACACCCACGGAGACGACGAGGACTGGTATTCTCGTAGATATAAAG GGACGCCGTGGTGCGCGCCCATCAAGGTGAAGCACGGGGACGTGAGCTGCCGCACCCCCAGGGGGGAGCACTACCGCAACGTGATGGGGACGCGCTGCAAGATCCGCTGCAAGCAGGGCTACGAGACGCAGAGCACGGAGGTGGTGTGCATGGCCAGCAAGCACTGGTCCTCCAACTACGCCTGCAGAC AGATCCGCTGTCCGAAGCCCAACATGCCCGTTAACGGGGGCTACAAGTGCTCCGACGGCTCCTACTTCAGCTCTCGCTGCGAGTTCTTCTGCTCCCCGGGGTTCAGCCTGAAGGGCCAGAAGACGGCCACCTGCCAGCACACCAGCACCTGGAGCGCTGCTGTGCCCACCTGCGTCG ATGTTGATCCTCCAAAAATCAAGTGTCCCAATGTGAAGGACAAGTGGGCGGAGCCAGGCAAACTGACGGCGAAGGTGACGTGGGACACACCGGAGGGAGACGACACCGCCGACGGCATCCTCACTGA TGTCACCCTCAAAGGGAGGCCTCCGAAGTCCGACTTCCCCGAGGGGCTTCACAAGATGTCCTACACGGTGTTTGACCGCGCCGGGAACAAAGGCGCCTGTCGCTTCACGGTGCGGGTGCGAG CCATGAGCATCAACGTGGGAGTGCGGACGGCTGACGCGCTGCTGGACCAGTTCTACGAGAAGCGACGGCTCCTCATTATCTCGGCCCCAACGGCTGCCAATCACAATTACCGCTTCCAGATGACCAATTTGCAG CCGGCTCAGTGCGGACTGGATCTGAGACATGTGACGGTAATTGAGCTGGTGGGGACTTATCCTGCACAGATCGGCCGGATAGGACACAGGCTGCTCCCCCCAGGGCTGGCCCTGCAGctcag GTTGCTGCTCCGGATCCCACAGAGGTCCTTCcaaatgctgctgctggataAGCAGGGCATAGACAAGCAACGCTACCCGTTCCCCGTGACCGCAGCGGAGCTGTTCACCACCGTCGACACGTTCCCCCTGCGCAGGGACGAgatggcgctgcagcaggaggcgggtcagagctgtcagtcataa
- the srpx gene encoding sushi repeat-containing protein SRPX isoform X1, which yields MPHAGDRAGAAENPPFWSERRAFGSRNALEGFLQLRFTRRRASAPRLTMDMWPLVLLLVQLCLCSGYEGSGHYTHGDDEDWYSRRYKGTPWCAPIKVKHGDVSCRTPRGEHYRNVMGTRCKIRCKQGYETQSTEVVCMASKHWSSNYACRQIRCPKPNMPVNGGYKCSDGSYFSSRCEFFCSPGFSLKGQKTATCQHTSTWSAAVPTCVDVDPPKIKCPNVKDKWAEPGKLTAKVTWDTPEGDDTADGILTDVTLKGRPPKSDFPEGLHKMSYTVFDRAGNKGACRFTVRVRVRRCSPLVAPDNGYMKCDSDRDNYGATCSFTCTGGFELQGSAARVCQHGLTWSGTDTVCAPMSINVGVRTADALLDQFYEKRRLLIISAPTAANHNYRFQMTNLQPAQCGLDLRHVTVIELVGTYPAQIGRIGHRLLPPGLALQLRLLLRIPQRSFQMLLLDKQGIDKQRYPFPVTAAELFTTVDTFPLRRDEMALQQEAGQSCQS from the exons ATGCCGCACGCCGGTGACCGGGCCGGGGCTGCGGAGAATCCTCCCTTCTGGAGCGAGAGGCGGGCCTTCGGGAGCAGGAATGCGCTGGaaggtttcctgcagctccgctTCACACGCCGGAGAGCGTCAGCCCCGCGTCTCACTATGGACATGTGgccgctggtgctgctgttggtCCAGCTCTGCTTGTGCTCCGGGTACGAAG gGTCAGGACACTACACCCACGGAGACGACGAGGACTGGTATTCTCGTAGATATAAAG GGACGCCGTGGTGCGCGCCCATCAAGGTGAAGCACGGGGACGTGAGCTGCCGCACCCCCAGGGGGGAGCACTACCGCAACGTGATGGGGACGCGCTGCAAGATCCGCTGCAAGCAGGGCTACGAGACGCAGAGCACGGAGGTGGTGTGCATGGCCAGCAAGCACTGGTCCTCCAACTACGCCTGCAGAC AGATCCGCTGTCCGAAGCCCAACATGCCCGTTAACGGGGGCTACAAGTGCTCCGACGGCTCCTACTTCAGCTCTCGCTGCGAGTTCTTCTGCTCCCCGGGGTTCAGCCTGAAGGGCCAGAAGACGGCCACCTGCCAGCACACCAGCACCTGGAGCGCTGCTGTGCCCACCTGCGTCG ATGTTGATCCTCCAAAAATCAAGTGTCCCAATGTGAAGGACAAGTGGGCGGAGCCAGGCAAACTGACGGCGAAGGTGACGTGGGACACACCGGAGGGAGACGACACCGCCGACGGCATCCTCACTGA TGTCACCCTCAAAGGGAGGCCTCCGAAGTCCGACTTCCCCGAGGGGCTTCACAAGATGTCCTACACGGTGTTTGACCGCGCCGGGAACAAAGGCGCCTGTCGCTTCACGGTGCGGGTGCGAG TGCGCCGCTGCAGCCCGCTGGTCGCCCCCGACAACGGCTACATGAAGTGCGACAGCGACCGAGACAACTACGGCGCCACGTGCAGCTTCACCTGCACGGGCGGCTTCGAGCTGCAGGGCAGCGCCGCCAGGGTGTGTCAGCACGGGCTCACCTGGTCCGGCACGGACACAGTGTGTGCAC CCATGAGCATCAACGTGGGAGTGCGGACGGCTGACGCGCTGCTGGACCAGTTCTACGAGAAGCGACGGCTCCTCATTATCTCGGCCCCAACGGCTGCCAATCACAATTACCGCTTCCAGATGACCAATTTGCAG CCGGCTCAGTGCGGACTGGATCTGAGACATGTGACGGTAATTGAGCTGGTGGGGACTTATCCTGCACAGATCGGCCGGATAGGACACAGGCTGCTCCCCCCAGGGCTGGCCCTGCAGctcag GTTGCTGCTCCGGATCCCACAGAGGTCCTTCcaaatgctgctgctggataAGCAGGGCATAGACAAGCAACGCTACCCGTTCCCCGTGACCGCAGCGGAGCTGTTCACCACCGTCGACACGTTCCCCCTGCGCAGGGACGAgatggcgctgcagcaggaggcgggtcagagctgtcagtcataa